One genomic region from Vibrio sp. STUT-A11 encodes:
- a CDS encoding HlyD family type I secretion periplasmic adaptor subunit, whose product MGQNNYSKLSTDELDFVDDKTAALLLNTPNSARLMLWVMVFFFITAIAWASWAQIDKVTIGHGKVIPSSQIQVVQNLEGGLVKEILVKEGQQVEKGQQLLLIDDTRFRSDFREREQQVANLTASVLQLSASISSVEVNRDFDTGNWRQSVVLDYGKLTFPPLLEEKQPQLAQRQKAEYRENLDNLRNQLSVIDQQVQQKQQDLVEIEARVRNLRQSYQYVRKELDITKPLADEGVVPRIELLKLQRQVNDTRREMTSSELKIPVLKSALREAMLKRIEVALQFRSEQQEKLNNAQDQLSELVESAVGLEDRVNRTVVNSPVTGKIKTLNINTVGGVIQPGMDIVEIVPTEDTLLVEAKIAPKDIAFLRPDLHAIVKFTAYDFTKYGGLEGELEHISADTTQDDEGNSFYIVRVRTEKTNFGQDADLPIIPGMTASVDIITGKRTVLEYLLEPILKAKTNALKE is encoded by the coding sequence ATGGGCCAAAATAATTACAGCAAACTCAGCACTGACGAATTGGATTTTGTCGACGATAAAACCGCCGCTTTGCTTCTCAATACCCCCAATAGCGCGCGTTTAATGCTTTGGGTAATGGTGTTTTTTTTCATTACCGCGATTGCATGGGCGTCTTGGGCGCAAATCGATAAAGTGACCATTGGTCACGGCAAGGTGATTCCTTCGTCTCAAATCCAGGTTGTACAAAACCTAGAAGGCGGCTTGGTCAAAGAAATTTTGGTAAAAGAAGGTCAGCAGGTCGAAAAAGGTCAGCAACTCCTGTTAATTGACGATACCCGGTTTCGATCTGATTTCCGTGAACGAGAACAGCAAGTCGCGAACTTAACCGCCTCCGTTCTGCAACTTTCGGCTTCGATCAGCAGTGTGGAGGTCAATCGAGATTTCGATACAGGGAACTGGCGACAAAGCGTCGTACTGGATTATGGCAAACTCACCTTTCCACCCTTATTAGAAGAAAAACAGCCACAACTGGCCCAGCGCCAAAAAGCGGAATACCGCGAAAACTTAGATAATCTGCGTAACCAGCTTTCCGTTATCGATCAACAAGTGCAACAAAAACAGCAAGACCTTGTCGAGATCGAAGCTCGAGTACGAAACTTGCGTCAAAGCTATCAATATGTGCGCAAAGAGCTCGATATTACCAAACCCCTGGCAGACGAAGGGGTAGTGCCACGCATTGAACTGTTAAAACTGCAACGTCAGGTTAATGATACTCGCCGAGAAATGACCTCTAGCGAACTGAAAATTCCGGTGCTCAAATCCGCGTTGAGAGAAGCCATGCTCAAACGTATTGAAGTTGCACTACAGTTTCGCTCAGAGCAACAAGAAAAACTCAATAATGCACAAGACCAACTTTCAGAGTTAGTTGAGTCGGCGGTAGGTTTGGAAGATAGGGTCAATCGCACCGTAGTCAACTCGCCAGTTACTGGCAAAATAAAAACATTGAACATTAATACCGTCGGCGGTGTTATTCAGCCAGGAATGGATATCGTCGAGATTGTTCCAACCGAAGATACATTATTGGTTGAAGCAAAAATTGCCCCTAAAGACATCGCATTTCTGCGCCCGGATCTCCATGCCATAGTGAAGTTTACCGCCTATGACTTTACCAAGTACGGTGGTTTGGAAGGGGAACTCGAGCATATCAGCGCGGACACGACTCAAGATGACGAAGGCAACAGCTTTTATATCGTCCGTGTACGTACAGAAAAAACCAACTTTGGTCAGGATGCCGATTTACCGATTATTCCCGGTATGACGGCATCCGTCGATATCATTACCGGAAAGAGAACGGTGTTGGAATACTTGCTAGAGCCTATTTTGAAAGCCAAAACCAATGCGTTAAAAGAATAG
- a CDS encoding mechanosensitive ion channel family protein — MNNWIQLDQLNQYFNEGSLGYKMLMGIIVLITYRILKRVANRAILNLASSKGVKKARLSFIQRCFNVALLFLTASVFAIVTGIGYGDVSLFLSSIFAVLGVAFIAQWSILSNITASFLIFFVFPYRVGDRIKVVDKDEDISGEIQEISMFHVLIKHDSGNLITYPNNQILQKAVLKLAKTKPVANKAKSRIYTRRK, encoded by the coding sequence ATGAATAATTGGATCCAATTAGATCAACTGAACCAGTATTTCAACGAGGGCTCTCTCGGATATAAGATGTTGATGGGCATCATTGTCCTGATCACTTACCGGATCCTGAAAAGAGTTGCCAACCGAGCCATCTTAAACTTGGCCTCATCGAAGGGAGTAAAGAAGGCGCGCCTAAGCTTCATTCAGCGCTGCTTTAACGTGGCACTGTTATTTCTGACCGCTTCCGTTTTTGCGATTGTCACCGGCATTGGTTACGGAGATGTGTCACTGTTTTTATCATCCATATTCGCGGTACTAGGTGTCGCGTTTATAGCCCAATGGTCGATCTTGAGTAATATCACTGCGAGCTTTTTGATCTTCTTCGTATTCCCATATCGCGTCGGGGACCGGATCAAAGTCGTTGATAAAGATGAAGACATCAGTGGTGAAATTCAAGAGATCAGCATGTTTCATGTGTTGATCAAACACGACAGCGGCAACCTAATCACTTATCCAAATAATCAGATCTTGCAGAAGGCGGTATTAAAACTGGCAAAAACCAAACCTGTCGCCAATAAAGCGAAGTCTCGAATTTATACCCGAAGAAAGTAA
- a CDS encoding FapA family protein has product MWKQCLEWDEDKTRIIARLSQDLVGQFDRKELPAQLTLMSASSLFVEDDEVSRFIDCVEIRDSQAYKGIVIAQKKNAQINVELSNNDMLASITVTGAYGGRGLRGEEIVLALAQAKVTKGINKLALKKVMMVSNQLKPGATFTQPVAVGKQPVKGTDAIFTPLVRDITKRILKPKHGQSSSDKIDLRNLGETISVNVGDEVMRRTPATKGTPGFTVQGRVLPAQAGKDNALKSGKGSEISQSDPNILIASTSGTPLIKNNTIEVDNALCLNNVGINTGHIKFKGNLIIGGNIEPGMIVQATGSITVGGFIESANVQARDDILVGKGIIGHTVSDGQPRSCRVKTKGAIRANYAQYSELSAGEDIEFALHSMNNDITCGRSLTVLDASGQHGTLSGGHAKVAKGVLCLQLGVEGDTATRVEAFTNYSLYQERLASLKEQYKNAQAGIMEVIRRELEYKKRPKLERTEEERAELESLKTQNNRLLEEVKLKLDQTEAELELALTENTVVAKEHVFSRVTVQFNSEKVTTKRTHGGCAFQFNQYEINVSASLEQESIIS; this is encoded by the coding sequence ATGTGGAAGCAGTGTCTTGAGTGGGATGAAGATAAAACGCGGATAATTGCCCGCCTGTCGCAAGATTTGGTAGGTCAGTTCGACAGAAAAGAATTACCTGCGCAGCTTACGTTGATGAGTGCTAGCTCATTATTTGTTGAGGATGATGAGGTCAGCCGATTTATTGACTGTGTAGAGATACGAGATTCTCAGGCTTACAAAGGCATAGTGATCGCTCAGAAGAAAAATGCTCAAATTAACGTTGAGTTGTCCAACAACGATATGCTTGCAAGTATCACCGTTACCGGCGCTTATGGTGGGCGAGGGTTACGAGGTGAAGAGATTGTTCTCGCTCTTGCACAAGCAAAGGTGACCAAAGGCATCAACAAACTTGCGTTAAAGAAAGTGATGATGGTGAGCAATCAACTTAAACCTGGCGCAACATTCACACAACCTGTAGCCGTTGGTAAGCAGCCAGTTAAAGGTACTGACGCCATTTTTACTCCTCTGGTTAGAGACATTACCAAGCGAATACTCAAGCCAAAACATGGCCAATCGAGCAGTGACAAGATAGATTTAAGAAATCTCGGCGAAACCATTTCTGTCAATGTTGGTGACGAAGTCATGCGCCGTACGCCAGCCACTAAAGGTACACCCGGCTTTACGGTCCAAGGCCGAGTTCTGCCTGCGCAAGCCGGGAAAGACAACGCTCTCAAATCAGGTAAAGGTAGCGAAATTAGTCAAAGCGATCCAAATATTCTCATTGCTTCAACCTCTGGTACTCCACTGATAAAGAACAACACAATTGAAGTCGACAACGCGCTGTGCCTAAATAATGTTGGCATCAACACTGGCCATATCAAATTTAAAGGCAATCTGATCATTGGCGGTAACATTGAGCCAGGCATGATTGTGCAAGCTACTGGGTCAATCACGGTAGGAGGATTTATCGAGTCAGCTAATGTTCAAGCTCGAGATGACATACTGGTTGGAAAAGGGATTATTGGCCATACGGTAAGTGATGGCCAACCAAGAAGTTGTCGTGTGAAAACTAAAGGCGCTATACGGGCTAATTATGCACAATATAGCGAACTATCTGCAGGTGAAGATATTGAGTTTGCACTACATAGCATGAATAACGACATCACTTGTGGCAGGAGCCTGACGGTTCTGGATGCTAGCGGCCAACATGGCACATTGAGTGGAGGTCATGCCAAGGTAGCGAAAGGGGTGTTGTGCTTACAGCTGGGCGTAGAAGGTGATACAGCAACAAGGGTTGAAGCGTTCACCAACTATTCCTTGTATCAGGAGCGTCTTGCCAGCTTAAAAGAACAATATAAAAATGCCCAAGCTGGAATTATGGAAGTAATCCGCAGAGAGCTAGAATATAAAAAAAGGCCAAAACTCGAACGTACTGAAGAAGAACGTGCAGAGTTAGAAAGTTTGAAAACCCAAAACAATCGCCTACTAGAAGAGGTAAAGCTGAAACTTGATCAGACAGAGGCTGAGCTTGAACTTGCTTTAACAGAAAACACTGTGGTCGCGAAAGAACACGTTTTTTCTCGGGTAACCGTCCAGTTTAATAGTGAGAAAGTGACAACTAAACGTACCCATGGTGGATGTGCCTTTCAATTTAATCAATACGAAATCAATGTGTCCGCCAGTCTCGAACAAGAATCCATAATCTCTTAG
- a CDS encoding EAL domain-containing protein, whose translation MTLYKKLVVGMVTVFVLLMTSVLVIEFNTTRTSLELQQRSEVNNTINTVGLALAPYLKDKDKVAVESVINALFDGSSYSVVRLTSLDSDYQIVRSYPIKPSAVPQWFINLNLFKAIHDKRVVTSGWMQLAEVEIISHPGAAYEQLWKGFTDLLSAFSLLFLAGLIAISYILRRSLKPLAAIVQKMRDIANNQFGEPLTRPKTKDLIAVVDGINTMSAQIELSFKEQAKEAQRLRAQAYLDPISKLGNRSFYMNQVDQWLAEETQGGIALLHAEYIGDIYETKDYQRADAHVKELSQRLKNTIDVQGATIARLSSDEFGLLFPHMDESELRIMADSIVNCVNGLNTDPTGLAKPKAALGVAHNKEHKTHSEILSMVDNALSKAKAQPEKPYGFIGSDSPSNLMGKQQWKALVEEAIHSEWVNFRFQAAKNTWGKVFHNEVFSSIEKDGETFRANQYLFALEQLEATNIFDQFVIESMINMLERGELNDPVAINIAQSSLSQPSFIRWTTSMLEKHPEVASKLHFEIPEECFIEHPHHTALLCNAIRQAGAIFGVDNYGRNFQSLEYIKEFRPNYVKLDYLFTHKLHDEKQKFTLTSISRTAHNLGITTIASRIETQIQLDFLAEHFVEVFQGFIVDKE comes from the coding sequence ATGACCCTTTATAAGAAGCTAGTAGTGGGAATGGTTACGGTCTTTGTACTCTTGATGACATCAGTACTCGTAATCGAATTCAATACTACTCGAACCAGTCTGGAGCTACAGCAGCGTTCAGAGGTCAACAACACCATAAATACTGTTGGTTTGGCGTTAGCGCCTTACTTAAAAGATAAAGATAAGGTTGCCGTTGAGTCGGTAATTAATGCTCTGTTCGATGGCAGCTCCTATTCGGTTGTTCGTTTGACATCGCTTGACTCTGATTACCAAATCGTACGCTCTTACCCAATCAAACCGAGCGCAGTACCGCAATGGTTTATCAACTTAAACCTGTTTAAAGCGATTCATGATAAACGTGTGGTGACCAGTGGTTGGATGCAGCTTGCCGAAGTGGAAATTATCAGCCATCCTGGTGCTGCCTATGAACAGCTATGGAAAGGATTCACAGATCTATTATCCGCGTTCAGTCTTCTCTTCTTGGCTGGCTTGATTGCTATTTCCTACATTTTACGACGTTCACTCAAACCATTAGCGGCAATCGTACAGAAAATGCGTGACATCGCGAACAACCAGTTTGGAGAGCCGCTTACACGCCCTAAAACCAAAGACCTGATAGCCGTCGTAGATGGTATCAACACCATGTCGGCTCAAATTGAGTTGTCATTTAAAGAGCAGGCGAAAGAAGCGCAGCGTTTACGCGCTCAGGCTTATCTGGATCCAATTTCCAAATTGGGTAATCGCTCGTTTTATATGAATCAAGTTGACCAATGGTTAGCGGAAGAAACACAAGGGGGTATCGCGCTACTCCATGCAGAATATATTGGCGATATTTACGAGACGAAAGATTACCAACGTGCAGACGCTCACGTGAAAGAACTCTCTCAACGTCTGAAAAATACCATTGACGTACAAGGAGCGACGATTGCCCGCCTTTCCAGTGACGAATTTGGTCTTCTTTTCCCCCATATGGATGAGAGCGAACTTCGCATTATGGCTGACAGTATCGTGAACTGCGTTAATGGCTTAAACACCGACCCAACAGGTCTTGCTAAGCCGAAAGCGGCACTAGGCGTGGCCCACAACAAAGAGCACAAGACTCACTCTGAAATTCTATCCATGGTTGATAATGCCCTGTCGAAAGCGAAAGCTCAGCCAGAAAAACCTTACGGATTCATCGGCAGCGATTCACCTTCAAATCTAATGGGTAAACAGCAGTGGAAAGCTCTGGTTGAAGAAGCCATTCACAGTGAGTGGGTCAACTTCCGTTTTCAGGCGGCCAAAAATACTTGGGGCAAGGTATTCCACAATGAAGTATTTTCTAGTATTGAAAAAGATGGCGAAACGTTTCGTGCGAACCAATACTTGTTTGCACTTGAGCAGCTAGAAGCGACCAACATTTTCGATCAATTCGTGATTGAGTCAATGATCAACATGTTAGAGCGCGGAGAACTCAATGATCCTGTCGCGATCAACATTGCACAAAGTAGTTTATCTCAACCGTCTTTTATTCGTTGGACGACGAGTATGCTGGAGAAACACCCTGAAGTTGCATCTAAGCTACACTTTGAGATTCCAGAAGAGTGCTTTATTGAGCACCCTCATCACACCGCGCTGTTGTGTAATGCGATTAGACAGGCGGGAGCGATATTCGGTGTAGATAATTATGGTCGTAATTTCCAATCGCTGGAATACATTAAAGAGTTCCGCCCAAATTACGTGAAGCTCGATTATCTGTTCACTCATAAGCTACACGATGAAAAACAGAAATTTACACTGACATCAATCTCTCGTACTGCACACAATTTAGGTATCACCACCATTGCATCGCGTATCGAGACTCAAATCCAGTTGGATTTCCTTGCTGAGCATTTTGTTGAAGTATTCCAAGGATTTATTGTCGACAAAGAATAG
- a CDS encoding type I secretion system permease/ATPase gives MKDPLLNSLIYVSRYYGLANSPEALVNGLPLSEGKLTPFLLPRAAERAGLVAKENRGELESISGLILPTILVLKGGDSCVLNSFSPETQEAEVTTLESGMVPISIPLSDLLQQYAGRYFLVKKQFRFDERSPEVLKTNQGHWFWSTLWQSKRIYRDVLIASLLINIFAIAAPMFTRLVYDKVIPNLAFETLWVLASGVLVVFLFDFILKTLRSYFIDVAGKKSDILISSKLFSKVMGIRMESKPPSVGAFARHLQEFESIREFFTSATISALIDLPFAIMFLVIIWLMTGNLVLVPMVGVIILIIHSLLIQKPLRRSIEEGTRLASQKYANLIESLSGIETVKMLSAQSQFQYRWEEAVAHMANWNIKSRRITDSIQNSAGFVQQSSSVGMVIFGVYLIAEGELTMGGLIAATMLSGRAISPMIQLSLLSARYNQAKSSMTIINQVMDMPDEQEEGKRYIHRPVVQGKIELERVTFHYPNSPVASIRDLSLTINPGEKVAIIGRIGSGKTTLERLIMGLYQPTEGHVRIDDTDIAQLHHVDIRRNIGCVPQDPTLFFGSIRDNITFGRPLTDDRDVMDAANRAGVTAFTQSDPAGLERQVGEGGAMLSGGQRQAVTIARALLGHPPVLLMDEPTSAMDNRSEMHIKHQLAQLKENETLIFITHKTAMLDIVERVIVMEKGSIIADGPKAQILNDLKQGKVRAIG, from the coding sequence ATGAAAGACCCTTTGCTGAATTCGCTCATCTACGTTAGCCGTTACTATGGATTAGCTAACTCTCCCGAAGCACTTGTTAACGGACTGCCACTCTCAGAAGGCAAACTCACTCCGTTTCTGCTTCCCAGAGCAGCAGAGAGGGCTGGATTGGTCGCCAAAGAAAACCGTGGTGAGCTGGAGAGTATCTCCGGCTTAATACTGCCAACAATATTAGTGCTCAAAGGTGGTGATTCTTGTGTTCTGAATAGTTTCAGCCCAGAAACACAAGAAGCGGAAGTCACGACCTTGGAAAGTGGAATGGTCCCCATCTCCATTCCACTATCAGACTTACTTCAGCAGTATGCTGGGCGCTATTTTTTAGTCAAAAAACAGTTTCGTTTTGATGAACGCTCGCCTGAAGTACTCAAAACTAATCAAGGTCACTGGTTTTGGTCAACATTATGGCAATCAAAACGTATTTACCGAGATGTACTGATAGCCTCCCTACTGATCAATATATTCGCCATCGCGGCACCAATGTTTACCCGTCTGGTGTATGACAAAGTGATTCCCAACCTTGCCTTTGAAACCCTATGGGTACTGGCAAGTGGTGTATTGGTTGTCTTCTTGTTCGACTTTATACTCAAGACATTACGCAGCTATTTCATTGATGTCGCTGGTAAAAAATCCGACATTCTGATTTCCTCTAAACTGTTTAGCAAAGTAATGGGGATACGAATGGAATCCAAACCACCCTCGGTTGGCGCTTTTGCTCGCCACCTACAGGAGTTTGAATCAATTCGCGAATTCTTTACTTCGGCAACCATCAGTGCCCTCATCGACTTACCTTTTGCAATAATGTTTTTAGTCATCATTTGGCTAATGACAGGTAACCTCGTATTGGTACCTATGGTCGGTGTCATTATTTTGATTATTCACTCGCTGTTGATTCAAAAGCCGTTAAGGCGCTCGATAGAAGAAGGGACGCGTCTCGCCTCACAAAAATACGCTAATTTAATTGAAAGCCTCTCAGGTATAGAAACGGTCAAAATGCTCAGTGCGCAAAGCCAGTTCCAGTACCGATGGGAGGAAGCCGTTGCACACATGGCAAACTGGAATATCAAAAGCCGTCGTATTACAGACAGCATCCAAAACTCAGCGGGCTTTGTACAACAAAGTAGTAGTGTCGGGATGGTGATTTTTGGCGTTTATTTGATTGCAGAAGGCGAGTTAACGATGGGCGGCTTGATCGCGGCAACCATGTTGAGTGGACGTGCCATCAGCCCTATGATTCAGCTTTCTTTACTATCCGCTCGCTACAATCAAGCAAAGTCTTCAATGACCATCATCAATCAGGTCATGGATATGCCAGATGAGCAGGAAGAGGGAAAACGCTACATTCATCGTCCTGTTGTTCAGGGTAAAATTGAGCTTGAACGTGTCACCTTCCACTACCCGAACTCTCCTGTCGCATCGATTCGCGATTTAAGCCTGACCATCAACCCCGGAGAGAAAGTCGCGATTATCGGGCGTATAGGCTCAGGTAAGACAACATTAGAGCGTCTTATTATGGGGCTATATCAGCCGACAGAGGGACATGTGCGCATTGATGATACGGACATAGCTCAACTTCATCACGTTGATATACGTCGCAATATCGGCTGCGTACCACAAGATCCAACCTTATTCTTTGGTTCGATACGCGATAACATCACGTTTGGTCGTCCGCTGACAGATGATCGTGATGTCATGGACGCAGCGAATCGTGCAGGGGTAACGGCATTTACCCAATCCGATCCAGCGGGTTTAGAACGTCAGGTAGGCGAAGGTGGTGCGATGCTTTCTGGAGGGCAACGTCAGGCTGTTACGATCGCCCGGGCACTCTTAGGCCATCCTCCGGTGCTGCTAATGGACGAACCAACCAGTGCGATGGATAACCGTTCTGAAATGCATATAAAGCATCAGTTAGCCCAGTTGAAAGAGAATGAGACGTTGATTTTTATCACTCACAAGACCGCTATGCTCGACATTGTTGAGCGAGTCATCGTTATGGAAAAAGGTAGCATCATTGCGGATGGCCCAAAAGCACAGATACTGAATGATTTGAAACAAGGTAAAGTCCGTGCCATAGGCTAA
- a CDS encoding transglutaminase-like cysteine peptidase — protein sequence MQPIFTRKVTLLLSLSCLSIQIGALDKEEQQWVDKVSAIYGERAGARVSTWRNTLTQLSYVDTQEKLAGVNRFFNQLYFVDDKILWGETDYWATPLELLGSNAGDCEDFTIAKYFSLLELGVPDSKMRLVYVKANELDQFHMVLAYYPTASAEPLILDNLNTEIVRASKRHDLLPIYSFNGTNLWLIKSSAGNGELAGKASRLSLWNDLRSRERKLQLKKPKINYDE from the coding sequence ATGCAACCCATTTTTACACGTAAAGTCACATTACTATTGAGCTTAAGTTGCCTTTCGATCCAAATTGGCGCGTTAGACAAAGAAGAGCAGCAATGGGTCGACAAGGTATCAGCCATATACGGCGAACGAGCTGGAGCGCGTGTCAGTACATGGAGAAATACACTGACCCAACTAAGCTACGTCGATACCCAAGAGAAACTCGCGGGTGTGAACCGCTTTTTTAATCAATTGTATTTCGTTGACGATAAAATACTTTGGGGCGAGACGGATTACTGGGCAACGCCACTCGAATTGTTAGGAAGTAATGCTGGAGACTGTGAAGATTTCACCATTGCGAAGTATTTCTCATTACTCGAGCTTGGGGTGCCTGACTCTAAGATGCGTTTGGTGTACGTTAAAGCCAATGAATTGGATCAGTTTCATATGGTATTAGCCTATTACCCGACGGCCAGTGCAGAGCCGCTCATTCTCGACAACCTTAATACAGAAATTGTCAGAGCCTCTAAGCGCCACGACTTGCTACCGATTTACAGCTTTAATGGTACAAACCTGTGGTTAATAAAATCTTCTGCTGGTAATGGAGAACTGGCAGGGAAAGCCTCTCGTTTGAGCCTTTGGAATGACTTACGTTCACGCGAACGTAAGTTACAGTTAAAAAAACCTAAAATTAATTATGACGAGTGA
- a CDS encoding ABC transporter substrate-binding protein has translation MDIKKHSITLLISSLLTSVGTTSAFADGIPENIQLAAEQVLVRANDAEAATLDPAKAEGMPEMHILRDLFEGLVIQDRNGNIVPGVAQSWETEDNQTFVFHLRKDPKWSNGDSVTADDFVYALRRAVDPQLASPNVWYLEMTRIKNIVDVAEGKLPVEELGVEALDNYTLRFELEAKVPYFVAMTGHTSMMPVHKATVEQGVKPWSDPKQFVGNGAFVLDKWVVNERIELKKNPNYWDADDTQLTNVTYIPFENQNASINRYVVGEVDITSDVPTHMAQKLEREYQGAYTVVPLLCTYYYAFNTTRPPFDDVRVRQAVSYSIMRDVITNGVTQVGNLPAYTFAHQYTAGFDATQPEYSKWTQLQRDEKARQLLKEAGYGKDKPLDFKLLYNTSESNKAIAVAIASMLSENLDAKVELENQEWKSYLVARKQGNFDVMRASWCGDYNEASTFLSLLRSDSSGNFARYQSKEYDQAMENALATTDDKERQAYYDEAEKLIAADVPIAPIYYYMQARLVRPNVGGFAKNNVEGRIYSKDLYIKK, from the coding sequence ATGGATATTAAAAAACACTCGATAACTTTACTTATTTCCTCTCTTTTAACCTCTGTTGGAACGACATCGGCATTTGCTGATGGGATACCCGAAAACATTCAACTTGCTGCTGAGCAAGTTTTAGTGCGAGCTAATGACGCAGAAGCGGCCACTCTCGATCCGGCAAAAGCCGAAGGGATGCCAGAAATGCACATATTGCGAGACTTGTTTGAGGGGCTGGTTATTCAAGATCGTAATGGCAATATTGTACCTGGTGTTGCTCAGTCGTGGGAAACGGAAGACAACCAGACTTTCGTCTTCCATCTACGTAAAGATCCAAAATGGTCAAACGGCGATTCAGTAACGGCTGACGATTTTGTTTATGCGTTAAGACGGGCTGTTGATCCTCAATTGGCGTCGCCTAATGTCTGGTATCTTGAGATGACACGCATCAAGAATATTGTCGATGTGGCTGAAGGTAAACTACCAGTAGAAGAGCTGGGTGTTGAAGCGTTAGATAACTATACACTTCGTTTCGAACTTGAAGCTAAGGTCCCATATTTTGTAGCGATGACAGGTCACACATCAATGATGCCTGTCCATAAAGCGACAGTGGAGCAGGGGGTTAAGCCGTGGAGTGATCCGAAACAATTTGTAGGTAATGGCGCATTTGTGCTTGATAAATGGGTCGTCAATGAACGTATTGAACTGAAGAAAAACCCCAATTACTGGGATGCAGACGACACTCAGCTCACTAACGTAACTTACATCCCGTTCGAGAATCAAAATGCCTCGATTAACCGCTATGTGGTTGGAGAAGTGGATATCACCTCTGATGTACCTACTCATATGGCACAGAAGCTTGAGCGAGAGTACCAAGGGGCGTATACGGTAGTGCCACTACTTTGTACGTACTACTATGCGTTTAATACCACGCGTCCGCCGTTCGATGATGTCAGAGTTCGCCAAGCCGTGTCTTATTCAATCATGAGAGACGTCATTACCAATGGCGTTACCCAGGTTGGTAACTTACCCGCATACACATTTGCTCACCAATATACGGCGGGTTTTGATGCGACTCAGCCAGAGTACAGCAAATGGACTCAGCTACAGCGTGATGAAAAAGCTCGTCAATTATTAAAAGAGGCGGGTTATGGAAAAGATAAACCGCTCGATTTTAAACTTCTTTACAACACCAGTGAGTCAAATAAAGCGATTGCCGTTGCCATAGCCTCTATGCTCAGTGAAAACTTAGACGCGAAGGTAGAGCTGGAAAACCAAGAATGGAAATCTTACTTAGTGGCGCGTAAACAAGGCAATTTTGATGTAATGCGTGCCTCTTGGTGTGGTGATTACAATGAAGCGTCGACATTCTTGAGTTTATTGCGATCGGATTCTTCAGGGAATTTTGCGCGTTACCAAAGCAAAGAATACGATCAGGCAATGGAAAACGCATTAGCGACCACAGACGATAAAGAGCGTCAGGCGTACTACGATGAAGCCGAAAAACTGATCGCGGCAGATGTTCCTATCGCCCCAATTTACTATTACATGCAGGCGCGACTAGTCCGTCCTAACGTTGGTGGCTTTGCTAAGAACAACGTAGAAGGCCGTATTTATTCAAAAGACCTCTATATCAAGAAATAA
- the mpaA gene encoding murein tripeptide amidase MpaA, with translation MSLIPRTERAAFLIKPRTYGKSVLGAPLLYFPAQLESKSRGLILAGTHGDETASITGLSCALRCLPENGLHHDVVLSMNPDGNQLGTRANANQVDLNRAFPTKNWTEHGTVYRWSSHTPVRDVKVKTGNVSQPEPEVAALIKLIEERQPKFVISFHEPLAFVDDPKCSELAKWLGRQFDLPLVEDVDYETPGSFGTWCSERELPCVTLELPAVSSDFTIEQYLPAIIALLQYEP, from the coding sequence GTGAGTCTAATTCCAAGAACGGAAAGAGCTGCATTTTTAATTAAGCCGAGAACCTATGGAAAATCCGTTCTGGGCGCTCCCCTGCTCTACTTCCCTGCACAGTTAGAAAGTAAATCACGAGGTTTAATTTTAGCAGGCACCCATGGAGATGAGACAGCATCTATTACAGGTTTATCATGTGCGTTGAGATGTTTGCCAGAAAATGGCTTACATCACGACGTCGTGTTATCTATGAACCCTGATGGTAACCAACTAGGTACCAGAGCAAACGCTAATCAAGTCGATCTTAATCGTGCGTTTCCAACCAAAAACTGGACAGAGCATGGCACTGTGTATCGTTGGAGCTCTCATACACCAGTAAGGGACGTTAAAGTGAAAACAGGCAACGTGAGTCAACCAGAACCTGAAGTCGCCGCGTTGATCAAGCTCATTGAAGAAAGACAACCAAAGTTTGTGATCTCCTTCCATGAGCCACTGGCTTTTGTAGATGATCCTAAATGTTCTGAATTAGCAAAATGGCTCGGTCGACAATTTGACCTCCCACTAGTCGAAGACGTGGATTACGAAACGCCGGGGTCATTTGGTACTTGGTGCAGTGAACGAGAACTGCCGTGTGTCACTCTGGAATTACCAGCGGTTTCTTCTGATTTCACGATAGAGCAATACCTCCCGGCGATTATCGCCTTACTTCAGTATGAGCCCTAA